One window of Leopardus geoffroyi isolate Oge1 chromosome B3, O.geoffroyi_Oge1_pat1.0, whole genome shotgun sequence genomic DNA carries:
- the RPS27L gene encoding 40S ribosomal protein S27-like isoform X1, producing the protein MPLARDLLHPSLEEEKKKHKKKRLVQSPNSYFMDVKCPGCYKITTVFSHAQTVVLCVGCSTVLCQPTGGKARLTEGCSFRRKQH; encoded by the exons ATGCCT ttgGCTAGAGATTTACTCCACCCGTCcttggaagaggaaaagaaaaaacataagaaGAAACGTCTAGTTCAAAGCCCAAATTCCTATTTTATGGATGTAAAATGCCCAG GTTGCTACAAGATTACCACGGTTTTCAGCCATGCTCAGACGGTGGTTCTTTGTGTAGGCTGTTCAACAGTGTTGTGCCAGCCAACGGGAGGAAAGGCCAGACTCACAGAAG GGTGTTCATTTAGAAGAAAGCAACACTAA
- the RPS27L gene encoding 40S ribosomal protein S27-like isoform X2: MDVKCPGCYKITTVFSHAQTVVLCVGCSTVLCQPTGGKARLTEGCSFRRKQH, encoded by the exons ATGGATGTAAAATGCCCAG GTTGCTACAAGATTACCACGGTTTTCAGCCATGCTCAGACGGTGGTTCTTTGTGTAGGCTGTTCAACAGTGTTGTGCCAGCCAACGGGAGGAAAGGCCAGACTCACAGAAG GGTGTTCATTTAGAAGAAAGCAACACTAA